In Aethina tumida isolate Nest 87 chromosome 2, icAetTumi1.1, whole genome shotgun sequence, the DNA window catgacaattaaaaataataaagggcATTTTTTAGGTTACATCTGAAACCGACATTCAAGACGCCTtagaaataacaaaacaaaagttCGGACAACTAAATAATGTTGTTAACTGTGCAGGAATTGGGGTAGCATTTAaaacgtataattttaaaaaagacttACCACATAAACTTGAAGACTTCACAAAAGTTTTGAATGTAACTACTATACTActctaaaataatgttatattcatcttaaattaaattatattcttgtAGGTAAACACAATAGGAACATTTAACGTTATTAGATTAGCAGTAGGTGTGATAGGAAAAAATGAGCCAGATGATAATGGCTGTAGGGGAGTTATAGTGAATACAGCCAGTGTGGCTGCATTTGATGGTCAAATGGGACAGGCAGCCTATTCAGCCAGTAAAGGAGCTATTGTAGGAATGACATTGCCATTAGCCAGAGATTTAGCTAGTCAAGGAATAAGGGTCATCACAATAGCACCAGGTATCTaactacttaatatttatttaatttaatacttaatacaatttttataggtTTATTTAGGACACCTTTATTCTCTGCTTTGCCAGAAAAGGTAGTAAACTTCTTGGAGAAGTCAGTACCATTCCCATCAAGGCTTGGACACCCCGATGAGTTTGCCCAGATGGTACAGAGTGCCATAGAAAATCCCATGCTTAATGGGGAAACAATCCGTCTTGACGGTGCCCTTAGAATGCAGCCATAAGTttgtaaatctaataaaatataataaattttttatatttcaactgtgttttaattaaattaaataaaaccacagtttttatatatcattttattaatagtaaagcaataatgttttaacacatgcaacagaaaaaattaatttgatcaaatatgaatatactgaatatatAAATCACTGTCaactatttttacaaaatatatgtatttgccATAAGGCAAGCTTACAATAAGAACAAGTATTGAATCAATcgcatattaaataacaagcatttaaaattcatagcAAAACCTAAATAtagacataataaaaatattttgcacataatctcatttaataaaatcacatGTTTTTGGTTATATTCTATACTTactctattaattattgtaatacgCACGCAATTTCGAAAACGGCGTGGAATTTACACATTGAGGAAGTATCAACAAAGTACGTTCTAGCcttaaagaattataaaaacaatatgatCAAAGGTATTTGCTTCAACAAAACTGGGTATATGTTTGAACCCAATTGTTAGAAatccttaataaattttaataattcttcaaaGAAGGAAATGATTGCACATATACAAGTACAACAGAaacaaatactaataatacttGTGATGATATGCTtatgaattgaaaaatatacaaaatgtagGTAGGTAATGTTAATTCAATATGGACAGGTTGAATAATTGTATTCCTTAACAGATATCACAGTaatacaacaacaaaaataattttatactaagGCAGTACGATTTTGGCCTTGTTTGAGCTGctgcatttatttaatcaaaactcGTTTCACTAGAAAATTATCACTACGAAATAGCAAAATCaaaaacaagaaacattaCCTACGTACTAcgttacttaataaaataatacaaatactatGGGTATTTCACATTGTTTCTGCTTATGTGGGGTAACAAATACTTTCGATATTTTCTATGGCGTTGCCCAGTACCAGTCACATCCAATATATACAACAATTGATAAGAAACGTGAACATTGAAACATTCCATAATAGTCTTGGCcaaacaaaaatgataaacGGCAAAACAATGACTTTCctaatagatttaaattcgAGACATCATAAAATTGAATCCTGCAAAAGACAATAAACTGAACTGATTAAACGCAACAAACAGAACGTCCCAAGTACGACCTATCCCATCCCCCACAACCCCAAAGTGAATGGCCTCGAGCAACGGCTTCGTTTCGCCTATGTAAAAAGTATAGACTAATGGTAGTTCCTAGTCCAGAGGGAGTGCTTCCAGCTGTTCCGCACGGGACTCTGCTCGCACGGACTGGGCGTCGGTGGACTGAGTCCCTCGTCAGCCGACAACGTCAGATCCTCCTCCTCCTCGGAACTGATCAATTGCTCCAGTGCAGCTGTTCCATGAAAGCTCTACGAATTGAACGACACGGTTTTAAAAACGTTCCTAAATTGTGTGTGAGTGCTTTGGAAACTTTTTTGCCAGttttatatgtacatataATGCGTGGGGGGTGTTAGTTGAAGGGATTCCAGGATTTGGGAGGGtggaactgaaaataaaaacgaaattagaccatgaattattaaatttttggagcCTACTGGATAATTTCACCTTAAATTgagcaatatttaaaattctaaattcatAATACACATCGCCAATATGGAATAAATCGATGTAAAAGCCGGtggatgaatatttatatccaACTGTTCTCTTTACGTTCACCTTTTAGACTCTTACTGTTATTtgcgataaaaatttaaattgagcaTTACATATCCAATTCAAATCGATATTTCACAGCACATCTATTCGGAAAGGGAGTGAATGGCAACAAAAGTTTCCGTTTTACCAAAAGCACAAGAGTGTGGTTCCTTAAAACAATCACAAAATTGATGCAATGGCAAAAACAATAACTAATTAAGTTTGTAATTTGCCTTTCCCATTGCTAAACAGGtacattacataaatataattaactgtaGACAACTGCAGTTCAGATGTGTTTGGCGTGTAAGACCATGCAAGTGACTTAAGTAAGGGTTattgagtgtgtgtgtgttagtAAATGAGTTGAAatgcaaaataaaacacaCCCCTCACCCcccaagaaattataaaaacaggaAGCAAAACGGAaaagcaaaaaatttaatttgtacctATTACGATGAATCCTGATAGTTACGTATTACGGAAAAATAAcaccaattaataataatcactgATTGcaactataataaaactattttagtcAACACAAGTACATGTGTTAATGGAATGCTAATCTATGAAATgtgtaataaacattaaaactaaaaataaatctccCATTTGTTTGTGTGAAACCTTCCAGCACTCACAAGTGTTTTCAAAACGGACCCAACGAAAAATTAACAACCCGTGAAGGAAGAGAAAATTGGTGTTCACCAACACGGTTTTTAATCCTTTTAATTCAATGGAATggaattaacatttataagccaataatcaattaaaatttggctGGCTTATAATATCATCATTACCATAAGCTTCTTCATATAATGACGACGCCCActtcattattttacattattataaggTTTTTTTTTGGTAGTAGTCATTATAAAACATAGTAGTTAGTGGCAGAAAATAGGTAATTAAGCGTTAGTGGTTAAGTGTGTTAGTAAACCTCAGATATTGATTTCTAATGTCAAACATATCCCGtctaattatacataaaaaataataataatgttacacCACCGCATCGTAATCGATGGTGGCCCTGACAAAAAATAGCATTATCTGAGGACGCGCCcagtaaattgttaaaaccGTGAAAAATATAGTGTGCTTAAAGCGTAACTTACGAAGGACAATTTTTAAGTGTTGGCAGTTTCTTGTCGTTTTATCGAGATAGTCAGAGATCACCGGTTACCATATTATTTAGTACCTAAATTCaagcaaattataaaatcatgcCAGCCTAGAATAAATAGTCATTAAATAGCTTAATTTAcatgattaattttgttgattagACACATTGTTTAGACGTTAACCATATACCAAAACTGTGTCTACTAATTTTAAGACTAAAGCCACACAACTAACTTAAGGTAAATGAGTCAGTTGTgtgattttcatttataaaatatggaatacCTGAGAAATGCTTTAGAACTGGAAAAggcttttgtaattttacaaacagAGCAGTGACGTAtcgaagtaaatatttaaactggaCGCGACAGTCCAAATTGGATTTCTCTCCGGCCGTGTGCCCAGGGGAAACTC includes these proteins:
- the LOC109596271 gene encoding 3-hydroxyacyl-CoA dehydrogenase type-2 encodes the protein MIKGAVSLVTGGASGLGRATVERLVKQGSRVVLCDLKTSKGAEVAKEIGEDKVIFAPVNVTSETDIQDALEITKQKFGQLNNVVNCAGIGVAFKTYNFKKDLPHKLEDFTKVLNVNTIGTFNVIRLAVGVIGKNEPDDNGCRGVIVNTASVAAFDGQMGQAAYSASKGAIVGMTLPLARDLASQGIRVITIAPGLFRTPLFSALPEKVVNFLEKSVPFPSRLGHPDEFAQMVQSAIENPMLNGETIRLDGALRMQP